The following coding sequences are from one Paenarthrobacter ureafaciens window:
- a CDS encoding ABC transporter permease, whose amino-acid sequence MTPSEPTGNPGDQKKNEPAAEAARQESTTDVQAADVALDTAGGTLEPSIVPVSSQSGDVGRQQGSLFRRIVMGNGFVSVLAVLVALILGGLLIASTDDRVARTAGYFFARPTDFLSALWGAMTKSYVALFQGAVFNPRQGLMPLLETMTVATPLICAGLGVALAFRAGLFNIGAQGQIIISATLAAYVGFAWDLPFGLHLLVVIIMGVLGGAVWGGVVGLLKARTGAHEVIVTIMLNYVALFLLDFLLNTAAFRRPGDNSPISPRLDESATYPVLIPGSRLHLGFLVAVALTAGVWWMLNRSTIGFEFRAVGANPAAARTAGVKVPRATILVMAFAGALAAFGGVAQVAGTEKVLTGGVAAQIGFDSITVALLGRSTPWGTFFAGLLFGAFRAGAVQMQIQTGTPIDIVLVVQSLIVLFIAAPPLIKSIFRLDSTKKKKKVARKAALANATGGAK is encoded by the coding sequence ATGACACCCAGTGAACCGACCGGCAACCCTGGCGATCAGAAGAAGAATGAACCGGCCGCGGAAGCGGCACGGCAGGAATCCACCACCGATGTCCAGGCCGCCGACGTCGCGCTGGACACTGCGGGCGGCACCCTGGAACCGTCCATTGTTCCGGTGTCCTCCCAGAGCGGAGACGTCGGACGCCAGCAAGGCAGCCTGTTCCGCCGGATCGTCATGGGGAATGGATTCGTTTCCGTCCTGGCCGTCCTTGTTGCCTTAATCCTCGGCGGCCTGTTGATCGCCAGCACCGACGACAGAGTCGCCAGGACCGCAGGGTACTTCTTTGCCCGCCCCACCGACTTCCTTTCGGCGCTCTGGGGCGCCATGACCAAGAGCTACGTTGCCCTCTTCCAAGGAGCGGTTTTCAACCCCCGGCAGGGCCTCATGCCCTTGCTGGAGACCATGACCGTAGCCACCCCGCTGATCTGCGCCGGCCTGGGCGTGGCCCTGGCTTTCCGGGCAGGTTTGTTCAATATCGGTGCCCAGGGCCAGATCATCATCAGCGCCACCCTGGCCGCCTATGTCGGCTTCGCCTGGGACCTTCCCTTCGGCTTGCACCTGCTGGTGGTCATCATTATGGGGGTCCTGGGTGGAGCGGTCTGGGGAGGCGTTGTGGGCCTCCTCAAGGCCAGGACGGGCGCCCACGAGGTCATTGTGACCATCATGTTGAACTACGTGGCCCTGTTCCTGCTCGACTTCCTCCTGAACACCGCGGCGTTCCGGCGTCCGGGGGACAACAGCCCCATTTCGCCCCGGCTGGATGAATCGGCTACCTACCCCGTGCTCATACCCGGCTCGCGGCTGCACCTGGGCTTCCTGGTGGCCGTTGCGCTGACGGCAGGTGTCTGGTGGATGCTCAACCGTTCCACCATTGGCTTCGAATTCCGTGCTGTCGGCGCAAATCCCGCTGCTGCCCGCACGGCCGGGGTCAAGGTTCCGCGGGCCACCATCCTCGTCATGGCGTTCGCCGGAGCCCTCGCAGCCTTCGGCGGCGTGGCGCAGGTAGCCGGTACCGAGAAGGTCCTGACCGGCGGGGTCGCGGCACAGATTGGCTTCGACTCCATCACCGTGGCCCTGCTGGGGCGCAGTACACCGTGGGGCACGTTCTTTGCCGGCCTCCTGTTCGGCGCATTCCGCGCGGGAGCCGTGCAGATGCAGATCCAGACGGGAACACCCATCGACATAGTTTTGGTGGTGCAGTCGCTGATCGTCCTGTTCATCGCAGCCCCGCCGCTCATCAAGTCCATCTTCCGGTTGGACAGCACCAAGAAGAAGAAAAAGGTAGCCCGGAAGGCCGCCCTCGCCAACGCCACCGGAGGTGCCAAATGA
- a CDS encoding ABC transporter permease, translating to MSATATAPRAGAPSLPGFRPSLKVPVSLSVLALVALVFFGLLGSGQTAEMKVSDPGDAVQIPALMIPGQAGGIVLAVLLLAMAAYSIYLWTRGERSPKWLPIAFAVVFVFAVLVWIVAGARQPSISLAGLVAGSVTLAVPLVFGSLSGVLCERVGVVNIAIEGQLLGGAFTAALVATVTGSPYIGLLAAAAAGAAVSMVLAVFSIKYLVNQIIVGVVLNVLVSGLTGFLFGTVMAPNKEQFNTPGRLDILPIPLLSDIPIIGPVLFEQSVAGYLMYIAVAVVWFGLFKTRWGLRVRAVGEHPQAADTLGINVNATRFWNVTLGGAIAGIGGAVFTLVTIDSFTKDISGGRGFIALAALIFGRWNPIGAFLASLLFGFAYNLQSILGIIGTPVPSQFMAMLPYLVTIFAVAGLVGRSRPPAASGIPYVKG from the coding sequence ATGAGCGCAACAGCAACCGCCCCCCGGGCCGGAGCTCCGTCCCTTCCGGGCTTCCGCCCCTCGTTGAAAGTCCCTGTTTCCCTCAGCGTCCTGGCCCTTGTTGCACTGGTCTTCTTCGGATTGCTGGGGTCCGGGCAAACGGCCGAGATGAAGGTCAGCGATCCCGGCGACGCGGTCCAGATCCCTGCGCTGATGATTCCCGGCCAGGCCGGCGGCATTGTGCTGGCCGTTTTGCTCCTGGCCATGGCCGCCTACTCGATCTACCTCTGGACGCGCGGAGAACGTTCACCGAAGTGGTTGCCCATTGCTTTCGCCGTGGTCTTCGTCTTTGCCGTGCTCGTGTGGATTGTGGCCGGCGCCCGGCAACCGTCCATCTCGTTGGCCGGCCTGGTGGCAGGCTCGGTGACGCTGGCGGTTCCCCTCGTCTTCGGGTCCCTGTCCGGTGTGCTCTGTGAGCGGGTAGGCGTGGTCAACATCGCCATTGAGGGCCAGCTGCTGGGCGGGGCTTTCACCGCTGCCCTCGTGGCCACCGTGACCGGCAGCCCCTACATCGGGCTGCTCGCCGCTGCTGCCGCGGGCGCCGCCGTCTCCATGGTGCTGGCGGTCTTCAGCATCAAGTACCTCGTGAACCAGATCATTGTGGGCGTGGTCCTGAACGTGCTGGTATCAGGCCTCACCGGCTTCCTGTTCGGCACGGTCATGGCACCGAACAAAGAGCAGTTCAACACCCCGGGCCGCCTGGACATCCTGCCGATCCCGCTGCTCTCCGATATCCCCATCATCGGGCCGGTTCTTTTTGAGCAGTCCGTGGCCGGCTACCTGATGTACATCGCAGTGGCTGTTGTGTGGTTCGGGTTGTTCAAGACGCGGTGGGGTCTCCGGGTCCGGGCCGTTGGTGAGCACCCGCAGGCCGCCGACACCCTGGGCATCAATGTAAACGCCACCCGCTTCTGGAACGTCACCCTGGGCGGGGCCATCGCAGGCATCGGCGGAGCGGTGTTTACGTTGGTGACCATCGACTCCTTCACCAAGGACATCTCCGGAGGCCGCGGCTTCATTGCCCTGGCTGCTCTCATTTTCGGCCGCTGGAACCCGATCGGCGCTTTCCTGGCATCCTTGCTGTTCGGTTTCGCCTACAACCTGCAGTCGATTCTGGGCATTATTGGTACTCCGGTGCCCAGCCAGTTCATGGCCATGCTGCCGTACCTGGTGACCATCTTCGCCGTCGCCGGTTTGGTGGGCAGGTCCAGGCCGCCCGCGGCCAGCGGCATACCGTACGTGAAGGGGTGA
- a CDS encoding cytidine deaminase yields MSHIDWQALEAAAKDAMDRAYAPYSKFPVGAAALTDDGRIISGCNVENASYGLTLCAECTLIGQLHMGGGGRLVAFYCVDGDGGILMPCGRCRQLLYEFRAPGMQLMTSQGVKTMDQVLPDAFGPEHLEETP; encoded by the coding sequence ATGAGCCACATCGATTGGCAAGCGCTGGAAGCCGCGGCGAAAGACGCCATGGACCGGGCCTACGCGCCCTACTCCAAGTTCCCGGTGGGGGCCGCAGCCCTCACTGACGACGGCCGGATCATCAGCGGCTGCAATGTGGAGAACGCCAGCTACGGGCTCACCCTCTGCGCCGAGTGCACGTTGATTGGCCAGTTGCACATGGGCGGCGGCGGACGGCTGGTGGCGTTTTACTGCGTGGACGGCGACGGCGGCATCCTGATGCCGTGCGGACGCTGCCGGCAGCTGCTCTACGAATTCCGGGCGCCCGGCATGCAACTCATGACCAGCCAAGGCGTCAAAACCATGGACCAGGTGCTGCCTGACGCCTTCGGTCCGGAACATCTGGAGGAAACCCCGTGA
- a CDS encoding thymidine phosphorylase, with protein sequence MTSTEAFDAVQIITIKRDKGTLTPEQIDWTIDAYTRGVIAEEQMAALNMAILLNGMDRAEISRWTAAMIASGERMDFSSLTTPDGGRKPTSDKHSTGGVGDKITLPLAPLVAVFGVAVPQLSGRGLGHTGGTLDKLEAIPGWRANLSNAEIMAQLQDVGAVICAAGSGLAPADKKLYALRDVTGTVEAIPLIASSIMSKKIAEGTGSLVLDVKVGSGAFMKDEARARELAETMVALGKDAGVHTVALMTDMSTPLGLTAGNAIEVEESVEVLAGGGPEDVVDLTVRLAEEMLAGAGIHDADPAAALKDGRAMDVWNRMIEAQGGDPRAALPVAKESEVVYAPADGVLVELDALSVGVAAWRLGAGRARKEDTVQAAAGVRLHAKPGALVRAGEPLMTLLTDTPEKFDRAKEALANAVVIAPEGSRPAHRLIIDRIA encoded by the coding sequence GTGACCAGCACTGAAGCCTTCGACGCCGTCCAGATCATCACCATCAAGCGGGACAAAGGCACCCTGACGCCGGAGCAGATCGACTGGACCATTGACGCCTACACCCGCGGGGTCATTGCCGAAGAGCAGATGGCGGCACTGAACATGGCCATCCTGCTCAACGGCATGGACAGGGCCGAGATCTCCCGCTGGACGGCCGCGATGATCGCCTCCGGGGAGCGGATGGACTTTTCGTCGCTGACAACGCCCGACGGCGGCAGGAAACCTACCAGCGACAAGCACTCCACCGGTGGGGTAGGGGACAAGATCACTCTTCCCCTGGCTCCGTTGGTGGCCGTTTTCGGAGTGGCAGTGCCGCAGCTGTCCGGCCGCGGATTGGGTCACACCGGAGGCACGCTGGACAAACTGGAAGCCATTCCCGGGTGGCGCGCGAACCTCAGCAACGCGGAAATCATGGCCCAACTCCAGGATGTCGGAGCAGTGATCTGCGCGGCAGGCTCCGGGTTGGCCCCGGCTGACAAGAAGCTGTACGCCCTCCGCGATGTTACGGGCACCGTCGAAGCCATCCCGCTGATTGCGTCGTCGATCATGAGCAAGAAGATCGCCGAGGGCACGGGGTCGCTGGTGCTGGACGTGAAGGTGGGTTCGGGTGCGTTCATGAAGGACGAGGCCCGGGCCCGGGAACTCGCGGAAACCATGGTGGCGTTGGGCAAGGACGCCGGGGTGCACACTGTTGCGCTGATGACCGATATGTCCACGCCGCTGGGGCTGACCGCGGGCAACGCCATTGAGGTGGAGGAGTCCGTGGAGGTCCTGGCAGGCGGCGGCCCGGAAGACGTCGTCGACCTGACGGTACGGCTCGCTGAAGAAATGTTGGCCGGTGCCGGCATCCACGACGCCGATCCTGCCGCGGCCCTGAAGGACGGCCGGGCCATGGATGTGTGGAACCGGATGATCGAGGCCCAGGGCGGAGATCCGCGCGCTGCCTTGCCCGTGGCCAAGGAATCGGAAGTGGTGTACGCCCCGGCGGACGGCGTCCTTGTGGAGCTGGATGCCCTCTCGGTGGGCGTGGCTGCCTGGCGCCTGGGCGCGGGCAGGGCCAGGAAGGAAGACACCGTCCAGGCAGCGGCGGGCGTCCGCCTCCACGCGAAGCCGGGCGCCCTGGTCCGTGCAGGGGAGCCCCTCATGACACTGCTGACGGACACTCCGGAGAAGTTCGATCGTGCCAAGGAAGCCCTGGCTAACGCGGTGGTGATCGCGCCGGAGGGATCCCGTCCCGCTCACCGGCTCATCATCGACAGGATCGCCTAG
- a CDS encoding DedA family protein, with protein MQAINDFILAAAEQPWVLFLVLACCLIDGFFPPIPSESVVVGLSAVSGSSGSPNVWLLGVVAAIGAFSGDNIAYIIGARIGIRRWRWMRTQRMQGAFRWAGKELRRRSASLIMVARFIPIGRVAVNLTAGATHFHHGRFVALTSLSAVLWASYSVVLGYFFGVWFEDNHLLGAVIAIVVAVILGIIIDRIISKVRGAAPLDGKNLLEDQKPTEEGTGAPPTV; from the coding sequence GTGCAGGCCATCAATGATTTCATCCTCGCCGCGGCCGAACAGCCGTGGGTGTTGTTCCTGGTGCTGGCCTGTTGCCTGATCGATGGTTTCTTCCCGCCGATTCCCAGCGAATCGGTGGTGGTTGGCTTGAGTGCTGTCTCCGGCAGCAGCGGCTCACCGAACGTCTGGCTGCTGGGGGTGGTGGCGGCCATCGGGGCATTCTCCGGGGACAACATCGCCTACATCATCGGCGCCCGCATCGGGATCCGGCGGTGGCGCTGGATGCGCACCCAGCGCATGCAGGGCGCCTTCCGCTGGGCCGGGAAAGAACTTCGACGGCGGTCGGCCTCGCTGATCATGGTGGCCCGGTTCATTCCGATCGGCAGGGTGGCAGTGAACCTCACGGCCGGTGCCACGCACTTCCATCACGGCCGGTTTGTTGCCCTCACTTCTTTGTCGGCCGTCTTGTGGGCCAGCTATTCGGTGGTCCTCGGGTATTTCTTCGGTGTTTGGTTCGAAGACAACCATCTGCTCGGAGCTGTGATCGCGATCGTGGTGGCCGTCATCCTGGGCATCATCATTGACCGCATCATCAGCAAAGTGCGCGGGGCCGCTCCCTTGGACGGGAAGAACCTTCTTGAGGACCAGAAACCAACGGAAGAAGGCACCGGGGCTCCACCTACGGTATGA
- a CDS encoding DedA family protein has product MLEHAAGQPWIYPVLLVFFFIDGFATILPSETAIVGLSALSLHSGQPNLWILGFTALIGAMAGDNMAYMLGRKIGLTRWRWMRRPKVQKMFAWAQYELDKRGAVLIFTARYIPWGRVAVNYVAGQTGFRHRTFFILDAFACITWVGYSIGIGLLAGQWVHNNPLLGVGIAVAFAVLLGIVVDHALRWWHKYLERKDAARAAAREASESAAPAVDRKPVVGADLSKPAG; this is encoded by the coding sequence ATGCTCGAGCATGCAGCCGGGCAGCCCTGGATTTACCCGGTACTGCTGGTGTTCTTCTTCATCGACGGATTCGCCACCATCCTCCCCAGCGAAACAGCGATCGTAGGCCTGTCGGCACTGTCCCTCCACAGCGGCCAGCCGAACCTCTGGATCCTGGGTTTCACGGCCCTCATCGGTGCCATGGCGGGGGACAACATGGCGTACATGCTCGGCAGGAAGATCGGGCTCACCCGGTGGAGGTGGATGCGCCGGCCCAAGGTTCAGAAAATGTTCGCGTGGGCGCAATACGAACTGGACAAGCGCGGAGCCGTGCTCATCTTCACCGCCCGCTACATCCCGTGGGGTCGCGTGGCCGTGAACTACGTGGCCGGCCAGACCGGCTTCCGCCACCGCACCTTCTTCATCCTTGATGCCTTCGCATGTATCACGTGGGTGGGCTACTCGATCGGCATCGGACTCCTCGCTGGCCAGTGGGTGCACAACAATCCTTTGCTGGGCGTTGGCATCGCCGTGGCGTTCGCCGTGCTTCTTGGCATCGTCGTAGACCACGCCCTGCGCTGGTGGCACAAGTACCTGGAGCGTAAGGACGCTGCGCGCGCAGCCGCCCGGGAAGCCTCTGAATCTGCCGCGCCCGCTGTGGACCGCAAGCCGGTTGTGGGCGCTGACCTCTCCAAGCCTGCTGGCTAA
- a CDS encoding adenosine deaminase, which yields MTEPIVDAAPALDFDLKSLPKISLHDHLDGGLRPATIIELAEAVGHTLPSTDPVALGEWFRESADSGSLVRYLETFDHTIAVMQTKEGLFRVAKEFVEDLAEDGVVYGEVRWAPEQHLRKGLTLDEAVEAVQAGLEAGVDAADESGRQIQVGQLITAMRHADRGQEIAELAVRHRTRGAVGFDIAGAEDGFLPSRFKDAFTYLAANNFPATVHAGEAAGLESIQSALVDGRALRLGHGVRIAEDITVEFEDNADDDGEGTVGLVTLGNVAGWVRDRGIPLEICPSSNLQTGAIANFGEGIESHPLDMLFQLGFNVTINTDNRLMSGVTLTDEFELLVETFDYDLDELLELTLNAAEAAFLPLDEREALVEYINDAYANLG from the coding sequence GTGACTGAGCCAATTGTTGACGCTGCCCCTGCCCTCGACTTTGATCTGAAGAGTCTTCCCAAGATTTCCCTGCACGACCATCTGGACGGCGGCCTGCGCCCTGCCACCATCATCGAACTGGCCGAAGCCGTGGGCCACACCCTTCCTTCGACGGATCCGGTGGCACTGGGTGAATGGTTCCGCGAATCGGCGGATTCCGGTTCCTTGGTGCGATACCTCGAAACGTTCGACCACACCATTGCCGTGATGCAGACCAAGGAAGGTCTCTTCCGGGTTGCCAAGGAGTTCGTGGAAGACCTCGCCGAGGATGGCGTGGTCTACGGCGAAGTCCGTTGGGCTCCCGAGCAGCACCTCCGGAAAGGCCTGACGCTTGACGAGGCCGTGGAAGCCGTCCAGGCCGGACTCGAAGCGGGCGTGGACGCAGCCGACGAAAGCGGCCGGCAGATCCAGGTGGGACAGCTGATCACCGCCATGCGCCACGCTGACCGTGGCCAGGAGATCGCCGAACTCGCCGTCCGCCACCGGACCCGGGGCGCCGTCGGATTCGACATCGCCGGAGCAGAAGACGGCTTCCTGCCCTCCCGGTTCAAGGACGCTTTCACGTACCTGGCGGCCAACAACTTCCCGGCGACAGTCCACGCGGGTGAGGCCGCCGGCCTGGAGAGCATCCAGTCAGCCCTGGTGGATGGCCGCGCGCTGCGTCTGGGCCATGGCGTCCGCATCGCGGAGGACATCACGGTTGAGTTCGAAGACAACGCCGACGACGACGGCGAGGGCACCGTCGGCCTGGTCACCTTGGGCAACGTGGCCGGCTGGGTCCGGGACCGGGGAATTCCCTTGGAGATCTGCCCTTCGTCCAACCTGCAGACGGGTGCGATCGCCAACTTCGGCGAAGGCATCGAAAGCCACCCGTTGGACATGCTCTTCCAGCTCGGTTTCAACGTCACCATCAACACGGACAACCGGCTCATGAGCGGGGTGACCCTGACGGACGAGTTCGAACTCCTGGTGGAAACCTTCGATTACGACCTCGATGAACTCCTGGAACTGACGCTCAATGCTGCCGAGGCGGCTTTCCTGCCGCTGGATGAGCGCGAGGCTTTGGTGGAGTACATCAACGATGCCTACGCCAACCTCGGCTAA
- a CDS encoding MazG nucleotide pyrophosphohydrolase domain-containing protein encodes MPTPTSAKEPANSIDRLIETIGALREHCPWMGALTHESLVEYLIEEAYEVVDSIEAGSVDEELRGELGDVLLQVVLHARLAEERGSFDFEAVAEGINAKMIRRNQHVFKADGSLQESFPASVEEIIVRWDAAKRAEKPERADPFEGIPPHLPALAAAQKSLDRAARAGLAIDQQGARAAVGPVAVPDSEKGLGELLLAVVAGAHRQGLDAERALRKAVRAFHDGHERHS; translated from the coding sequence ATGCCTACGCCAACCTCGGCTAAGGAGCCCGCCAACAGCATCGACCGGCTTATCGAAACAATCGGTGCCCTGCGTGAGCACTGCCCCTGGATGGGTGCGCTCACGCATGAATCGCTGGTGGAATACCTGATCGAGGAAGCCTACGAGGTAGTGGATTCGATCGAAGCCGGTTCCGTTGATGAGGAACTCCGCGGTGAGCTGGGCGACGTACTGCTTCAAGTGGTGCTGCACGCCCGGCTCGCCGAGGAGCGCGGCAGTTTCGACTTCGAAGCCGTTGCAGAGGGCATCAACGCCAAGATGATCCGGCGGAACCAGCACGTCTTCAAGGCCGACGGCTCCCTGCAGGAGAGTTTCCCGGCCAGCGTCGAGGAAATCATCGTCCGGTGGGATGCGGCCAAACGCGCCGAGAAACCGGAGCGCGCTGATCCGTTTGAGGGAATCCCGCCGCACCTGCCTGCCTTGGCGGCGGCGCAGAAATCGCTGGACAGGGCCGCGCGCGCCGGCCTGGCCATCGATCAGCAAGGTGCGCGGGCCGCCGTCGGGCCTGTTGCGGTGCCGGACTCCGAAAAGGGGCTGGGCGAGCTGCTGCTCGCCGTCGTCGCCGGCGCCCACCGGCAGGGACTCGACGCCGAACGTGCACTCCGGAAGGCCGTGCGCGCCTTCCACGATGGTCACGAACGGCATTCGTGA